A genomic segment from Aegilops tauschii subsp. strangulata cultivar AL8/78 chromosome 1, Aet v6.0, whole genome shotgun sequence encodes:
- the LOC109732747 gene encoding probable phosphoribosylformylglycinamidine synthase, chloroplastic/mitochondrial, which produces MASHAEMTASNMLRLQGFPSNMGKQRSSFISTRHTPLRRSRVVRHCLDLRHLCRLPNQRATVPNIRPMPALTAAVSRGVSSPLIEASIDDMELVSRIIHFYRKPFLQESEAKELLRKVQAKVSSNIIDIKTEQCFNVELEDALGSTKLATLQWLLAETYEPDNLQTGSFLEEEVSRSPYCFLVEVGPRMTFSTAFSTNAVSICKALSLMEVTRLERSRRYLLCLQPGSDPLDESQLNNFAALIHDRMTECVYPSKLTSFRSDVVPEPVSVIPVMEKGREALEEINLKMGLAFDEQDIKYYTHLFRDDIKRNPTTVELFDIAQSNSEHSRHWFFNGKLEIDGETMPSTLFQLVKSPLKANPNNSIIGFKDNSSAIKGTLVNHLRPALPGSTSPLSLMMRELGILFTAETHNFPCAVAPYPGAETGAGGRIRDTHATGKGSFVVASTAGYCVGNLQIEESYAPWEDSSFSYPSNLASPLQILIDASDGASDYGNKFGEPLIQGFTRNFGSRLPNGERREWLKPIMFSGAIGQIDHAHISKGDPEIGMLVVKIGGPAYRIGMGGGAASSMVSGQNDAELDFNAVQRGDAEMAQKLYRVIRACAEMGEKNPIISIHDQGAGGNCNVVKEIIYPKGAEIDIRSIVVGDHTLSVLEIWGAEYQEQDALLVKPESRNLLQSLCDRERVSMAVLGEIDGSGKIVLIDSAAVEHAMLSGLPPPPPAVDLELEKVLGDMPQKTFAFKRVPRSSEPLDIAPEITLMDVLKRVLKLPSVCSKRFLTTKVDRCVTGLVAQQQTVGPLQLPLADVAVVAQTYTDLTGGACAIGEQPIKGLLNPEAMARLAVGEALTNLVWAKVTSLADVKASGNWMYAAKIDGEGADMYDAAVAMADCMIQLGIAIDGGKDSLSMAAQCDGELVKAPGNLVISAYVTCPDITLTVTPDLKLVKDGVLLHVDLAKGKRRLGCSALAQAFDQIGNDCPDIEDVPYLKKVFEVVQELLSERLISAGHDISDGGLIVTILEMAFAGNCGVNLNIELKDNDLLQTLFAEELGLVIEVHFDDLDVVKQKLHAAGVSANVIGEVTAAPEIELLVDGEVCLKERTSDLRDLWEETSFQLEELQRLKSCVKLEKEGLKSRTSPSWHLSFTPKFTDKKLLSASSKPKVAIIREEGSNSDREMSAAFHAAGFEPWDITMSDLLNKKASLTEFRGIAFVGGFSYADVLDSAKGWAASIRFNQPLIQQFQEFYNRPDTFSLGVCNGCQLMALLGWVPGPDIGGSLGAGGDMSQPRFTHNESGRFECRFISVAIGDSPSIMFKGMEGSTLGIWSAHGEGRAFFPDENVLSDVVNSNLAPLRYCDDANNVTEVYPFNPNGSPLGIAALCSPNGRHLALMPHPERSFMMWQYPWYPKEWQVEKGGPSPWLRMFQNAREWCS; this is translated from the coding sequence GGACCTACGTCATCTTTGCCGTTTACCTAATCAAAGGGCTACTGTTCCAAATATCCGACCAATGCCTGCTCTCACTGCTGCAGTATCCAGGGGAGTTAGTAGTCCATTGATAGAGGCATCTATTGATGACATGGAATTAGTTTCAAGGATTATTCACTTTTATCGCAAACCATTTCTTCAAGAGAGTGAGGCCAAGGAGTTACTCAGGAAAGTGCAGGCAAAGGTTTCTTCTAATATTATTGATATAAAGACTGAGCAATGCTTCAATGTTGAGTTGGAGGATGCACTAGGTTCTACGAAGCTCGCAACACTTCAGTGGCTCCTAGCAGAAACTTATGAACCTGACAACTTACAAACAGGGAGCTTTCTGGAGGAGGAAGTTTCTAGGAGCCCTTACTGCTTCCTTGTTGAGGTTGGTCCTCGGATGACATTTTCGACAGCTTTCTCAACCAATGCTGTCTCGATTTGTAAAGCTCTATCATTAATGGAAGTAACTCGCCTGGAGAGGTCTAGAAGATATCTTTTGTGCCTTCAGCCTGGTAGTGACCCACTTGATGAAAGCCAACTCAACAACTTTGCTGCTTTGATTCATGACAGGATGACAGAGTGTGTTTATCCTAGCAAGCTCACATCATTTCGGTCAGATGTAGTTCCAGAACCTGTCAGTGTTATACCAGTCATGGAAAAGGGAAGGGAAGCACTGGaggaaataaatcttaaaatggGTCTTGCTTTTGATGAACAAGATATCAAGTACTATACTCACCTATTCAGAGATGACATCAAGCGCAATCCAACTACAGTAGAACTTTTTGACATAGCGCAATCAAACAGTGAGCACAGCAGACATTGGTTTTTTAATGGAAAGCTTGAGATAGATGGAGAGACCATGCCAAGTACTTTGTTTCAGTTAGTAAAGAGTCCCTTGAAGGCTAACCCTAATAATTCTATTATTGGGTTCAAGGATAACTCGAGTGCAATAAAAGGGACTCTTGTAAATCACCTACGCCCAGCACTACCAGGTTCCACTTCACCGCTATCCCTGATGATGCGTGAACTAGGCATTCTGTTCACAGCAGAAACCCATAATTTTCCATGTGCTGTGGCACCCTACCCAGGAGCTGAAACAGGTGCAGGTGGCCGCATAAGGGACACACATGCCACTGGAAAGGGCTCATTTGTTGTTGCTTCAACTGCTGGTTATTGTGTTGGAAACCTACAAATTGAAGAATCATATGCACCTTGGGAGGATTCATCTTTTTCATACCCATCAAACTTAGCTTCTCCATTGCAGATTCTTATTGATGCTAGCGACGGTGCTTCTGACTATGGGAACAAGTTTGGCGAGCCTTTAATTCAGGGATTTACAAGAAATTTTGGTTCTAGGTTGCCAAACGGGGAGCGCCGTGAATGGCTGAAGCCTATAATGTTCAGTGGGGCAATTGGGCAGATTGACCATGCACACATATCGAAAGGGGATCCAGAAATTGGCATGCTAGTTGTGAAGATTGGTGGTCCAGCATACAGAATTGGTATGGGTGGTGGTGCTGCCTCAAGTATGGTTAGTGGACAGAATGATGCAGAGCTCGATTTTAACGCAGTGCAGCGGGGAGATGCTGAGATGGCACAGAAATTATATCGCGTGATCAGGGCATGTGCGGAAATGGGAGAGAAGAATCCAATCATCAGCATTCATGATCAGGGAGCTGGAGGAAACTGCAATGTCGTGAAAGAAATAATCTATCCTAAGGGTGCTGAAATTGATATCCGCTCAATTGTTGTTGGTGATCACACATTGTCTGTGTTGGAGATCTGGGGTGCTGAATACCAGGAACAAGATGCGTTATTGGTGAAGCCTGAGAGCAGAAACCTGTTGCAGTCACTTTGTGATAGAGAGAGAGTTTCAATGGCTGTCCTTGGTGAAATTGATGGTAGTGGAAAGATTGTTTTAATTGACAGTGCTGCTGTGGAGCATGCAATGTTGAGTGGCCTTCCTCCTCCACcgcctgctgttgatcttgagcTTGAAAAGGTTTTAGGAGATATGCCTCAGAAGACCTTTGCTTTCAAGCGAGTTCCTCGATCGAGTGAGCCCTTAGACATAGCACCCGAGATTACACTAATGGATGTTCTTAAGCGAGTATTGAAGCTTCCCTCAGTATGTTCAAAGCGTTTCTTGACCACTAAGGTTGACAGATGTGTGACAGGTCTTGTGGCACAACAGCAGACGGTTGGCCCTCTGCAACTTCCACTTGCTGATGTTGCTGTAGTTGCACAGACATACACAGATCTGACTGGTGGTGCTTGTGCCATTGGAGAACAACCAATAAAGGGTTTACTTAATCCTGAGGCTATGGCAAGGCTTGCTGTTGGGGAGGCATTGACCAATCTGGTTTGGGCTAAAGTTACATCTCTTGCTGACGTCAAAGCAAGTGGCAATTGGATGTACGCTGCAAAGATTGATGGAGAGGGAGCAGATATGTACGATGCTGCTGTCGCAATGGCTGACTGCATGATTCAACTTGGTATTGCAATTGATGGAGGAAAGGATAGTCTTTCTATGGCAGCTCAATGTGATGGCGAGCTAGTCAAAGCTCCAGGAAATCTTGTTATCAGTGCTTATGTGACATGTCCTGATATAACCTTAACGGTTACTCCAGATCTAAAGCTTGTGAAAGACGGGGTTCTGTTGCATGTTGACCTGGCTAAAGGAAAGCGGCGACTTGGTTGTTCTGCTCTCGCACAAGCGTTTGATCAAATTGGAAATGACTGCCCAGACATAGAAGATGTCCCTTACTTGAAAAAGGTCTTTGAGGTTGTTCAAGAATTGCTCAGCGAACGTCTGATTTCTGCTGGTCATGACATTAGCGATGGTGGGCTTATTGTCACCATTCTTGAGATGGCATTTGCTGGCAACTGTGGTGTTAACCTCAACATAGAATTAAAAGATAATGACCTTCTTCAAACACTTTTTGCGGAGGAGCTTGGTCTTGTAATTGAAGTGCATTTCGATGACCTTGATGTAGTGAAGCAAAAACTTCATGCGGCAGGGGTTTCTGCTAATGTGATAGGAGAAGTTACTGCAGCACCAGAAATAGAGCTACTTGTTGATGGTGAGGTGTGTTTGAAAGAAAGAACTTCAGACCTCAGAGATTTGTGGGAGGAAACAAGCTTTCAGCTTGAGGAGCTACAGCGGCTGAAATCTTGTGTCAAGCTTGAGAAAGAAGGCTTAAAAAGCCGAACATCACCCTCATGGCATTTGTCTTTTACGCCCAAATTCACAGACAAGAAACTACTGTCTGCATCCTCAAAACCGAAGGTTGCCATCATTCGTGAAGAAGGGAGCAACAGTGACAGGGAAATGTCTGCTGCATTCCATGCTGCTGGTTTTGAACCGTGGGATATCACAATGTCGGATCTCTTGAACAAAAAGGCTTCTCTAACGGAATTCCGTGGGATTGCATTTGTTGGTGGATTTAGCTATGCAGATGTTCTTGACTCAGCAAAAGGTTGGGCTGCATCTATCAGGTTCAACCAGCCCCTCATACAGCAGTTCCAGGAGTTCTACAATAGGCCAGACACATTCAGCCTTGGGGTGTGCAATGGGTGTCAGCTCATGGCTCTTCTTGGTTGGGTACCAGGACCCGATATTGGAGGCTCGCTTGGTGCAGGTGGAGACATGTCCCAGCCAAGGTTCACTCACAATGAATCTGGCCGTTTTGAATGTCGGTTTATCAGTGTGGCCATAGGGGATTCTCCTTCTATAATGTTCAAAGGTATGGAAGGCTCTACTTTGGGCATTTGGAGTGCTCATGGTGAAGGGAGAGCCTTCTTCCCAGATGAAAACGTCTTATCTGATGTTGTCAATTCAAATCTGGCTCCTCTGAGGTACTGTGATGATGCTAATAACGTCACAGAGGTCTATCCTTTCAACCCTAATGGCTCTCCG